One window from the genome of Bacillota bacterium encodes:
- the phnF gene encoding phosphonate metabolism transcriptional regulator PhnF, whose translation MEPTSARPAGVNHSIDRTSPVPYYYQVKEALKYEITSGAWPPGSQLPSEAEICRTFGVSRTTVRQALAELFNEGLIRREKGRGTFVAEPKIRERLVERLTGFYEDMIAQGLRPETRVLDQCVIDAPRTLAEVLSIPEASRLVRIERLRLVNGEPIQLVVTYIPHDMCPGLEREDLEHQSLYALLEHKFHLRLARGRRIIEAIAASENDARLLGIPKGAPLVLLKSVSFLDDGRPLEYYEAKHRGDRSRFEVELIRVGPVAADDPQLEKVPAVTAPAWGITGVGRQGPQAPRPK comes from the coding sequence ATGGAGCCCACCTCGGCACGGCCCGCCGGGGTCAACCACTCGATCGACCGGACGAGCCCGGTCCCCTACTACTACCAGGTCAAGGAGGCCCTCAAGTACGAGATCACCAGCGGTGCCTGGCCGCCGGGCTCTCAGCTTCCGTCGGAGGCGGAGATCTGCCGAACCTTCGGCGTCTCGCGCACGACGGTCCGGCAAGCCCTTGCGGAGCTCTTCAACGAAGGGTTGATCCGGCGGGAAAAGGGTCGGGGGACCTTCGTCGCAGAGCCCAAGATCCGGGAACGGCTGGTGGAGCGCCTGACCGGGTTCTACGAGGACATGATAGCACAGGGACTGAGGCCCGAGACACGGGTGCTCGACCAGTGCGTCATTGATGCCCCGCGCACGCTGGCCGAGGTCCTGTCGATCCCGGAGGCGTCTCGCCTGGTGCGCATCGAAAGGCTGCGCCTCGTCAACGGGGAGCCCATCCAGCTGGTGGTGACCTACATTCCCCACGATATGTGCCCGGGCCTCGAGCGGGAGGACCTGGAGCACCAGTCTCTGTATGCGCTGCTCGAGCACAAGTTTCACCTGCGGCTCGCCAGGGGCCGGCGGATCATCGAGGCAATCGCCGCCTCCGAAAACGACGCGCGCCTGCTGGGCATTCCGAAGGGCGCCCCGCTGGTCCTGCTGAAAAGTGTCAGTTTCCTCGACGATGGCCGGCCACTCGAGTACTACGAGGCGAAGCACCGCGGGGATCGGAGCCGTTTCGAGGTGGAGCTGATCCGGGTGGGACCGGTCGCGGCCGATGACCCACAGCTGGAGAAGGTCCCGGCCGTCACAGCGCCTGCCTGGGGCATCACGGGGGTGGGGCGGCAGGGGCCGCAGGCCCCCCGCCCCAAATGA
- a CDS encoding phosphoglycerate dehydrogenase, protein MWRVLVTPASFGQGDPGPLERLMRAGIEVVRSPVGRPLTDHELAGLLGDIDGIVAGVDHIGREALAAGRPRLKVISRYGVGIDTVDLAEATRCGVVVTNTPGANSDAVADLVFGLMISLARHIPEANEATRQGRWERFMGQELTGKTLGLVGFGRVARAVARRAAGFAMRVLACDVVWDGEQAGRLGVERAGLEELLQQADFLSLHAPLTPETHHLIGARALRSMKPTAYLINTARGGLVDTQALVQALSEGWIAGAALDVYEAEPPSDPQLLQAPHLILTPHMGAHTTEAATRMGYLAADNLLAVLQGLRPEHVVNPEVYSQPGPESRAG, encoded by the coding sequence ATGTGGCGAGTGCTGGTGACACCGGCTTCCTTCGGGCAGGGGGATCCCGGGCCGCTGGAGCGCCTGATGCGCGCCGGGATCGAGGTCGTGCGCAGCCCTGTCGGCCGGCCCTTGACCGATCACGAGCTGGCCGGACTGCTGGGGGATATCGACGGCATCGTCGCGGGCGTCGACCATATCGGGCGGGAGGCGCTGGCGGCGGGCAGGCCCCGGCTGAAGGTGATTTCCCGCTACGGTGTCGGGATCGACACCGTGGACCTCGCGGAAGCCACCCGATGCGGGGTGGTGGTGACCAACACGCCCGGTGCCAACAGCGACGCCGTGGCCGACCTGGTGTTCGGGCTGATGATCAGCCTGGCCCGCCACATTCCCGAGGCCAACGAGGCCACGCGGCAGGGCCGGTGGGAGCGGTTCATGGGGCAGGAGCTCACGGGAAAGACCCTGGGCCTGGTGGGCTTTGGCCGGGTGGCCCGTGCCGTGGCGAGGCGCGCGGCGGGCTTTGCCATGCGGGTGCTCGCCTGTGACGTGGTGTGGGACGGGGAACAAGCGGGCCGTCTCGGCGTCGAGCGGGCAGGTCTGGAGGAGCTCCTGCAGCAGGCGGACTTCCTCAGCCTGCATGCCCCGCTCACCCCCGAGACCCACCACCTCATCGGGGCCCGGGCGCTTCGCTCCATGAAACCCACGGCTTACCTCATCAACACGGCGCGCGGCGGGCTCGTCGACACACAAGCCCTCGTACAAGCGCTATCAGAGGGCTGGATCGCCGGGGCCGCCCTGGATGTCTACGAGGCCGAACCTCCCTCGGATCCGCAACTGCTGCAAGCACCCCACCTGATCCTGACGCCGCACATGGGCGCCCACACGACCGAGGCGGCCACCCGCATGGGCTACCTGGCAGCGGATAACCTGCTCGCCGTGCTGCAGGGGCTTCGTCCCGAGCATGTCGTGAATCCAGAGGTCTACTCCCAGCCGGGCCCGGAGAGCCGGGCCGGCTAA